One window of Thalassovita mediterranea genomic DNA carries:
- a CDS encoding ABC transporter ATP-binding protein, translating to MSNLQPIHARGVTRRYDGRAVVQDASLTLQPGKITALLGQSGAGKSTLLRLFAGLEPVDAGEILHGDIPVSTLSKHMPAEERQIGLIFQDFALFPHLNAIDNVGFGLSRQSKDKRRETARHWLDRLGLSHRAKAYPHELSGGEQQRVSIARALAAQPVAILMDEPFSGLDVTLKSEVRRTALAAVAEAGIPALLVTHDASEAMRAADRVAVMSDGVILQEDTPEALYLNPVSMSVARALGPLRSVRRGALPENWQAKVPVAETYCLRPEAVRLDPAGDAMLEVIAAQRTSSLIEIELKLTETESIQALALGPFTPSAGDKLAVSLAPEFVFAAK from the coding sequence ATGAGCAATCTTCAACCAATTCACGCGCGCGGCGTCACCCGCCGCTATGATGGCCGTGCGGTCGTGCAGGATGCGTCGCTGACCCTGCAACCCGGCAAGATCACGGCATTGCTCGGCCAGTCTGGCGCCGGCAAATCGACGCTGCTGCGCCTTTTTGCTGGTCTTGAGCCGGTCGACGCAGGCGAGATCCTGCACGGCGATATTCCTGTCTCGACGCTGTCCAAACATATGCCCGCAGAAGAGCGGCAGATCGGACTGATCTTTCAGGATTTCGCCCTGTTTCCGCACCTCAACGCCATCGACAATGTAGGATTTGGACTTAGCCGGCAAAGCAAGGACAAGCGCCGGGAAACGGCCCGTCACTGGCTCGATCGCCTTGGCCTCTCCCACCGGGCAAAAGCTTATCCGCATGAACTGTCTGGCGGTGAACAGCAACGCGTGTCCATCGCGCGTGCGCTCGCTGCGCAGCCCGTGGCAATCCTCATGGACGAGCCGTTTTCCGGTCTCGATGTCACACTAAAATCAGAAGTACGGCGCACAGCCCTCGCCGCGGTGGCCGAAGCAGGCATCCCTGCCCTCCTCGTTACCCATGATGCCTCTGAAGCGATGCGCGCGGCAGACCGTGTGGCGGTCATGTCTGACGGTGTAATCCTGCAGGAAGACACGCCAGAAGCACTCTACCTCAATCCGGTCAGCATGTCTGTTGCCCGCGCGCTCGGCCCTCTTCGGTCAGTCCGGCGCGGCGCGCTGCCAGAGAACTGGCAGGCAAAGGTGCCAGTCGCTGAAACATATTGCCTGCGTCCAGAGGCAGTCCGTCTCGACCCGGCTGGCGATGCCATGCTGGAAGTCATCGCCGCCCAGAGAACCTCCTCGCTCATTGAGATTGAACTCAAGCTCACTGAGACAGAGAGCATTCAAGCGCTAGCACTTGGGCCTTTCACACCGAGCGCGGGCGACAAGCTTGCCGTATCCCTCGCGCCTGAGTTTGTCTTCGCGGCGAAGTAG
- a CDS encoding FAD-dependent oxidoreductase: MTAERATSQTIAIAGAGLIGLSCALELAQRGHDVKLFDPNPAEMSTGWAAAGMIAPAYELMLQAGPVDKTFAAFCFESARLWPGFANAMKQHAGSPVALSNAPTLALARDAKEQTRLDALANLLSELGHGFRRISATTLQNQFGLSPMIESGLLLPNDTHVDNRRVISALRRFFAGQGKIISSAVTTRREMEELAGVPFDAVVWARGTAETGSKAEVKGQAIALSPVPGQPSSVLRFGARYIVPKADRTIIGATSEPDFANKGIDPAVANMLHEEAARVLPQLARADRLEHWAGFRPLGKQERPLIGRKSSGEFIATAHYRNGVLLAPATAKLIADQVEGLTYESAYDAFAPAPGSGATA, translated from the coding sequence ATGACCGCAGAGCGCGCCACCTCTCAGACGATTGCCATCGCTGGCGCGGGCCTCATTGGCCTCAGTTGCGCGCTTGAGCTGGCTCAGCGCGGGCATGACGTCAAGCTGTTTGATCCAAACCCCGCAGAGATGTCGACCGGCTGGGCGGCCGCCGGGATGATCGCGCCTGCCTATGAGCTGATGCTGCAGGCTGGGCCAGTGGACAAAACCTTCGCAGCCTTCTGTTTCGAGAGTGCCCGGCTTTGGCCGGGTTTCGCGAATGCTATGAAGCAGCACGCAGGAAGCCCTGTCGCGCTTTCAAACGCCCCAACACTGGCGCTGGCCAGAGACGCGAAAGAGCAGACACGCCTCGATGCGCTGGCTAACCTGCTGAGCGAACTCGGGCATGGCTTCCGCCGCATTTCAGCAACCACACTTCAGAACCAGTTCGGGCTCTCACCCATGATCGAGAGCGGCCTGCTGCTCCCCAATGACACCCATGTCGACAATCGCCGCGTGATCAGCGCGCTCCGGCGTTTCTTCGCGGGACAGGGAAAGATCATCTCGTCTGCCGTCACAACGCGTCGTGAGATGGAAGAGCTGGCAGGCGTGCCATTCGACGCGGTCGTCTGGGCACGTGGCACGGCAGAAACCGGTTCAAAGGCCGAAGTGAAGGGGCAGGCCATTGCGCTCAGCCCTGTCCCGGGTCAGCCGTCCAGCGTCCTGCGCTTCGGTGCCCGCTATATCGTGCCCAAAGCCGACCGCACCATCATCGGCGCGACGAGTGAGCCGGACTTCGCAAACAAGGGCATCGACCCGGCCGTCGCCAATATGCTCCACGAGGAAGCCGCGCGCGTACTTCCGCAGCTCGCGAGGGCAGACCGGCTGGAACATTGGGCCGGTTTCCGACCGCTCGGGAAGCAGGAGCGCCCGCTTATCGGCCGAAAAAGTTCAGGCGAATTCATCGCGACCGCCCACTACAGGAATGGCGTGCTTCTCGCGCCTGCGACCGCGAAGCTGATTGCCGATCAGGTCGAAGGCCTTACTTACGAAAGCGCTTATGACGCGTTCGCGCCGGCGCCCGGAAGCGGCGCGACGGCGTGA
- a CDS encoding extracellular solute-binding protein: MKTIASVSFTALLVACSDGGAAPASTDQDAVSENTAESSEAAATVEAGSNGTLNIYSARHYDSDKLMYEAFEEQSGIRVRYREAGANQLLETMRAEGENSPADLIIASDAGALWRFKDAGLTQPLPEGEFETLIPERLIEPDRQWVGLARRIRGVAYDPERISPDQVDEWQDLADPSLEGEICVRSSTNIYNLSLMAEMVEKWGAEEAQNWANAVTANMARSPQGGDTDQIEAVAAGLCSIAITNHYYWVRMTQSGSDATRDAAAATQIAFPSFGDGEGIHVNITGVAMAANAQNKDEAIQFVEYLLSSNGQHRLVDETKEIPVIDDVTWPQGLDAIPDFEDSDTPLDTFGERQSEAQRIYDEAGWN, from the coding sequence ATGAAAACAATTGCGAGCGTCAGCTTCACGGCCCTGCTCGTCGCGTGTTCCGATGGCGGCGCAGCGCCTGCCTCAACCGATCAGGATGCGGTGTCTGAGAATACCGCAGAGAGCAGCGAAGCGGCCGCAACGGTCGAAGCGGGCAGCAATGGCACGCTGAACATCTACTCGGCCCGTCACTACGACTCCGACAAGCTGATGTACGAAGCATTTGAAGAGCAATCGGGTATTCGTGTGCGGTATCGCGAGGCCGGGGCGAACCAGCTCTTGGAAACGATGCGCGCCGAAGGCGAGAATAGCCCGGCTGACCTCATCATCGCGTCCGATGCGGGCGCCCTCTGGCGCTTCAAGGATGCAGGCCTGACCCAGCCGCTCCCGGAAGGTGAATTTGAGACCCTCATCCCGGAGCGTCTCATTGAGCCGGACCGCCAGTGGGTCGGCCTTGCCCGCCGTATTCGCGGTGTCGCCTATGACCCGGAGCGCATTAGCCCCGACCAGGTCGACGAATGGCAAGACCTCGCTGACCCGTCACTCGAAGGCGAGATCTGCGTCCGCTCTTCCACCAATATCTATAATCTGTCGCTGATGGCAGAGATGGTCGAGAAGTGGGGTGCTGAGGAGGCTCAGAACTGGGCGAACGCCGTTACCGCCAATATGGCGCGCTCGCCGCAGGGCGGTGATACCGACCAGATCGAAGCGGTTGCAGCTGGTCTCTGCTCGATTGCCATCACGAACCATTATTACTGGGTTCGCATGACGCAGAGCGGCTCTGACGCGACCCGCGACGCGGCGGCTGCGACGCAGATTGCCTTCCCGAGCTTCGGTGACGGCGAAGGCATTCACGTGAACATCACAGGTGTCGCCATGGCTGCGAATGCGCAGAACAAGGATGAAGCGATCCAGTTCGTGGAATACCTTCTGTCCTCAAATGGCCAGCACCGTCTTGTCGACGAAACCAAGGAAATCCCTGTCATCGACGATGTGACCTGGCCACAGGGCCTCGACGCCATTCCGGACTTTGAAGACAGCGACACCCCGCTCGACACGTTCGGTGAGCGCCAGTCCGAAGCCCAGCGCATCTATGATGAGGCTGGCTGGAACTAG
- a CDS encoding beta-lactamase family protein encodes MTENEDGIQASDVGLNEERLKRIPEFFADNYLDTGKLPCVATLISRNGQIVHEAYRGRDELDGGDPIGPDTIFRIYSMTKPITSVAAMMLFEESKLRLDHPVHNYIPEFADTEMWVKGTVDDYETRKPLRPMEIRDLFTHTSGLTYGFLMQHEVDALYRREKIARPDESLEEMCKRLAKLPLLFSPGTRWNYSHSTDVLGRVVEVASGMKLDEFFRERIFEPLGMVDTDFFVPKEKIHRLMACYSRDPQTGKISESDGKGEASRAYRHQPPLLNAGGGLVSTLRDYHKFCLMLLHGGALHGTRLLSPKTVEFMRMNHLPDNRTIKQMGDKTFSEARMEGNGFGLGGSTIVNVADSMQPGSIGTFSWGGLANTFFWIDYEEEMIAIQATQMIPSGCYPLRPQFQQLAYAAIEW; translated from the coding sequence ATGACAGAGAATGAAGATGGAATTCAGGCGTCGGATGTCGGCCTGAATGAAGAGCGGCTGAAACGGATTCCCGAATTCTTCGCCGACAATTACCTCGACACCGGCAAGCTGCCTTGTGTGGCAACGCTGATTTCGCGCAACGGTCAGATCGTGCACGAAGCCTATCGCGGACGCGATGAGCTTGATGGCGGCGATCCGATCGGGCCGGATACCATTTTCCGCATCTACTCGATGACCAAGCCGATCACATCGGTTGCAGCCATGATGCTCTTCGAAGAGAGCAAGCTCCGCCTCGATCATCCGGTGCACAATTACATTCCCGAGTTTGCCGACACCGAAATGTGGGTGAAGGGGACGGTCGACGATTATGAGACCCGCAAACCCCTCCGCCCGATGGAGATACGTGACCTCTTTACGCACACATCAGGGCTGACCTACGGCTTCCTGATGCAGCATGAGGTCGACGCCCTCTATCGGCGTGAGAAGATTGCACGCCCTGATGAGAGCCTCGAAGAAATGTGCAAGCGGCTGGCAAAGCTGCCGCTTCTCTTCTCGCCCGGCACGCGCTGGAACTATAGCCATTCCACCGACGTGCTCGGCCGCGTCGTCGAAGTTGCGTCAGGAATGAAGCTGGACGAGTTCTTCCGTGAGCGGATCTTCGAGCCGCTCGGCATGGTCGATACCGACTTCTTCGTGCCGAAGGAGAAGATCCATCGTCTCATGGCCTGCTACTCACGCGACCCGCAGACCGGCAAGATCAGCGAGAGCGATGGCAAAGGGGAGGCCTCACGTGCCTACCGCCATCAGCCGCCGCTTCTCAATGCTGGCGGCGGACTTGTCTCCACGCTGCGGGACTATCACAAGTTCTGCCTGATGCTGCTACATGGCGGCGCGCTTCACGGCACGCGCCTGCTCAGCCCCAAGACGGTTGAGTTCATGCGCATGAACCACCTGCCGGACAATCGCACGATCAAGCAGATGGGTGACAAGACCTTCTCTGAGGCGCGCATGGAAGGAAATGGCTTCGGCCTGGGTGGCAGCACGATCGTCAATGTCGCCGATTCCATGCAGCCCGGCTCGATCGGCACGTTCAGCTGGGGCGGTCTCGCCAACACCTTCTTCTGGATCGACTATGAAGAAGAGATGATCGCGATCCAGGCGACGCAGATGATCCCGTCAGGTTGCTATCCGCTTCGTCCGCAGTTCCAGCAACTCGCTTACGCAGCCATCGAGTGGTGA
- a CDS encoding acyl-CoA/acyl-ACP dehydrogenase: protein MTEDQLAIRDAVEKTCSQFGEDYWAKTDETGDWPEEFCDAMAKGGWLGVAFPEEYGGAGLGLTEAALVMQTVTRSGAGYSGASAIHLNIFGPKPLEKFGTPEQKQENLPRIISGEEKMCFAVTEPNSGLDTSSLETRAERTNTGYTINGRKIWTTGAQRADKILIIARTTPKDQASKPYLGLSLFYTDFDRGKIDAKPIPKMGRKAVECNMLYLDGLEVPKEHLIGEEGQGFKYLLQGLNPERVLFAVESVGLGFAALERATTYAKERVVFGRPIGQNQGIQHPLAQRWAELKAAELLAYKAAGLYDQGVDCGAEANAAKLLGTEAGFKACETAVLSHGGMGYAKEYHVERYMREAMLARIAPVSREMILNFIAERVLGLPKSY, encoded by the coding sequence ATGACGGAAGACCAGCTTGCCATCCGGGATGCGGTCGAGAAGACCTGCAGCCAGTTCGGCGAGGATTACTGGGCCAAGACAGACGAGACTGGCGACTGGCCGGAGGAGTTCTGTGACGCCATGGCAAAGGGCGGCTGGCTCGGTGTTGCTTTCCCGGAAGAATATGGCGGTGCGGGATTGGGCCTGACGGAAGCAGCCCTTGTGATGCAGACCGTCACGCGCTCTGGCGCCGGTTATTCAGGCGCCTCTGCCATTCACCTCAACATCTTTGGTCCAAAGCCGCTCGAAAAGTTCGGCACGCCTGAGCAGAAGCAGGAAAACCTGCCGCGTATCATCTCGGGTGAAGAGAAGATGTGTTTTGCCGTGACGGAGCCGAACTCCGGCCTCGACACTTCCAGCCTCGAAACCAGGGCTGAGCGGACGAATACCGGCTACACCATCAATGGCCGCAAGATCTGGACGACGGGCGCGCAGCGCGCTGACAAGATCCTGATCATTGCGCGCACCACGCCAAAGGATCAGGCGTCGAAGCCCTATCTCGGCCTCTCACTCTTCTACACCGACTTTGATCGCGGCAAGATCGACGCCAAGCCAATCCCGAAAATGGGCCGCAAGGCGGTCGAGTGTAACATGCTCTATCTCGATGGCCTCGAAGTGCCGAAAGAGCACCTCATTGGCGAAGAGGGGCAGGGCTTCAAATACCTCCTCCAGGGGCTCAACCCTGAACGCGTGCTCTTTGCGGTGGAATCAGTTGGCCTCGGCTTCGCAGCGCTTGAGCGGGCCACCACCTATGCCAAGGAGCGTGTCGTCTTCGGCCGTCCGATCGGCCAGAACCAGGGCATCCAGCACCCGCTCGCCCAGCGCTGGGCAGAACTGAAAGCCGCAGAGCTTCTCGCCTACAAGGCAGCCGGTCTCTACGATCAGGGCGTCGATTGCGGGGCAGAGGCGAACGCCGCCAAGCTGCTCGGCACTGAAGCAGGCTTCAAGGCGTGTGAGACAGCGGTCCTCAGCCATGGCGGCATGGGCTACGCCAAGGAGTATCACGTCGAACGCTATATGCGCGAAGCCATGCTTGCCCGCATCGCGCCGGTCAGCCGTGAGATGATCCTCAATTTCATCGCAGAACGCGTGCTCGGCCTGCCGAAGAGCTACTGA
- a CDS encoding acyl-CoA dehydrogenase family protein, protein MAFDAEIRQALIDQVRRFVSEKCIPLENQVGETDEVPQEIVDEMKQLGLFGLAVPEEFGGLGLDMETECLVALELGRTSPAFRSVAGTNIGIGSQALVLFGTPEQKDKWLPGIASGDLISSFALTEPGAGSDAGSLTTKAIRDGDHYVLNGTKRYITNANKADLFTVMARTAPDVNGPKGVSAFVVERNTPGVSVGQPEKKMGQQGAHVCDVIFEDARVPVENLIGEEGEGFKVAMSVLDKGRLHISAVATGMSERLIKEMVTYASERVQGGKPIIDHQLIQALLADSQAETYAARCMILDAARKRDAGENVTILASSAKLFATEANGRVADRAVQVFGGAGYISDYGIERFYRDARIFRLYEGTSQIQQIIIARELKRAAMADQL, encoded by the coding sequence ATGGCTTTTGATGCCGAAATTCGTCAGGCGCTGATCGACCAAGTACGCCGTTTCGTGAGCGAAAAGTGTATTCCGCTGGAAAACCAGGTCGGTGAAACTGATGAGGTGCCGCAGGAAATCGTCGACGAGATGAAGCAGCTCGGCCTGTTCGGTCTCGCCGTTCCTGAAGAATTCGGCGGACTTGGCCTCGATATGGAAACCGAATGCCTTGTCGCGCTGGAGCTTGGCCGCACCTCTCCGGCTTTCCGCTCTGTCGCGGGCACCAATATCGGTATCGGGTCGCAGGCGCTGGTCCTGTTCGGCACGCCAGAGCAGAAGGACAAATGGCTGCCCGGCATCGCATCCGGTGATCTGATTTCGAGTTTTGCGTTGACGGAACCGGGTGCAGGCTCGGACGCAGGCAGCCTGACGACGAAAGCCATTCGCGACGGTGACCACTATGTTCTCAACGGCACCAAGCGCTACATCACCAATGCGAACAAGGCTGATCTCTTCACGGTCATGGCGCGCACCGCGCCGGATGTTAATGGGCCCAAGGGCGTTTCCGCCTTCGTGGTTGAGCGCAACACGCCAGGCGTCAGCGTAGGCCAGCCAGAGAAGAAGATGGGTCAGCAGGGCGCCCATGTCTGTGACGTGATCTTTGAAGACGCCCGCGTGCCAGTCGAGAATCTGATTGGCGAAGAAGGCGAGGGCTTCAAGGTCGCGATGAGCGTGCTCGACAAAGGCCGCCTGCATATTTCCGCTGTGGCGACGGGGATGTCCGAACGCCTGATCAAGGAAATGGTGACCTATGCGAGCGAGCGTGTGCAGGGCGGCAAGCCGATCATCGATCACCAGCTGATCCAGGCGCTGCTGGCCGACAGTCAGGCTGAGACCTATGCCGCGCGCTGCATGATCCTCGATGCCGCTCGCAAACGCGATGCTGGTGAGAATGTGACCATTCTCGCATCGTCGGCAAAACTGTTTGCAACCGAAGCAAATGGCCGGGTCGCAGACCGCGCCGTTCAGGTCTTCGGCGGGGCTGGTTATATCAGCGATTACGGCATTGAGCGGTTTTACCGTGACGCCCGCATCTTCCGTCTGTACGAAGGCACGAGCCAGATTCAGCAGATCATTATCGCACGAGAGCTGAAACGTGCGGCAATGGCTGACCAACTCTAG
- a CDS encoding DUF3253 domain-containing protein, whose translation MSEDDRKRRQKASLDELIVELVSERGAEKTVCPSEVARAKRDENWQQLMGEIRVRAVKLADAGQIAIYRKGKPVDPHDFKGVYRLGLPGTE comes from the coding sequence GTGAGCGAGGACGACCGCAAGCGTCGCCAGAAGGCTTCACTCGATGAGCTGATCGTCGAACTCGTGTCTGAGCGCGGCGCAGAAAAGACGGTCTGTCCGTCTGAAGTTGCCCGCGCCAAGCGTGACGAGAACTGGCAGCAGCTTATGGGTGAGATCCGCGTGCGCGCGGTGAAGCTTGCCGATGCAGGTCAGATCGCGATCTACAGAAAAGGAAAGCCGGTAGACCCCCACGATTTCAAGGGGGTCTACCGGCTCGGTCTTCCGGGTACGGAATAG
- a CDS encoding iron ABC transporter permease yields MQAIRASSLHLPRLNPVALITLAAASLIGAPVAIAIFTGVIGGGGDAWMHIVSTQLLGYTMTTLAVIGLTAALILLFAVPTAWFVSLNEFPGRGFFEWALILPLAAPGYVLAYAWADAADVAGPIQSLLRDVTGLSARDYWFPSVYSVPGLSFVMASALFPYAYLTARAAFSNLSLCTMEAARSLGASPRRLFLQVALPAARPAIFAGLALALMETAADYGAASYLGVQTLSVGIFRAWHSFSEPAVAARLAVLLIMIAFGLQFIERIARGRGGIQQTATRWRTPRRQKLGAVAGWSVAAGCTLVLLLSFVIPVTRLIWVSAETGLGQGQIVRPFLNSLTLALAGSAAAFVLALTITIGARQNRFSQFIGRFAAGAGYAAPGIVLALGALFILSWTGFSVAGPAALIFLVWIYASRFTAAGAEPLNAAFSRAPASLGNASRSLGASRFQRLVRVDLPVAMSGASAAAIILFVETLKELPATLMLRPFNWDTLAVQAFAYASDERLAAATLPSLLITAAGLGPVVLLSLQLTRAGQSRAAG; encoded by the coding sequence ATGCAGGCCATCCGGGCATCCTCACTTCACCTTCCGCGGCTAAACCCGGTCGCGCTGATCACACTGGCTGCTGCCAGCCTGATCGGCGCACCAGTCGCGATTGCGATCTTCACTGGCGTAATCGGCGGCGGCGGTGACGCGTGGATGCACATCGTGTCAACGCAACTGCTTGGCTACACGATGACGACGCTGGCCGTGATTGGTCTTACGGCTGCGCTGATCCTGTTGTTCGCGGTGCCAACGGCATGGTTTGTCAGCCTGAATGAGTTTCCCGGGCGCGGCTTTTTTGAATGGGCGCTCATCCTGCCGCTGGCAGCACCGGGCTATGTGCTCGCCTATGCATGGGCAGATGCGGCGGATGTCGCCGGGCCGATCCAATCTCTGCTGCGGGATGTGACTGGCCTGTCAGCGCGCGACTACTGGTTTCCGAGTGTCTATTCGGTTCCAGGCCTCTCCTTTGTGATGGCAAGCGCGCTCTTTCCCTATGCCTATCTGACCGCGCGGGCGGCGTTCTCCAATCTGTCTCTCTGCACAATGGAGGCTGCGCGTAGCCTAGGGGCCTCGCCGCGCAGGCTTTTCCTGCAGGTCGCCCTTCCAGCGGCGCGCCCGGCCATCTTTGCCGGGCTTGCCCTCGCCCTGATGGAAACGGCTGCCGACTACGGTGCGGCGAGCTATCTTGGCGTCCAGACGCTCAGCGTGGGCATCTTCCGCGCTTGGCACAGCTTCAGTGAGCCTGCGGTTGCGGCGCGCCTTGCCGTGCTCCTTATCATGATTGCCTTCGGCCTTCAGTTCATTGAGCGGATCGCTCGTGGGCGCGGCGGCATCCAGCAGACGGCCACGCGCTGGCGTACGCCTCGCCGCCAGAAACTTGGTGCGGTTGCGGGCTGGAGTGTGGCGGCGGGCTGCACGCTTGTCCTGCTGCTGAGTTTCGTAATCCCCGTCACGCGCCTCATCTGGGTTAGCGCCGAGACCGGCCTTGGACAGGGCCAGATTGTCCGGCCATTCCTCAATTCCCTGACGCTCGCCCTTGCTGGATCTGCGGCAGCATTTGTGCTGGCCCTCACCATCACGATCGGTGCCCGTCAGAACCGTTTCAGCCAGTTCATCGGCCGCTTTGCAGCAGGCGCTGGCTATGCCGCGCCGGGTATCGTGCTGGCGCTCGGGGCGCTTTTCATCCTCTCATGGACAGGTTTCTCCGTCGCCGGACCAGCTGCCCTCATCTTCCTTGTATGGATCTATGCGAGCCGCTTTACGGCAGCAGGCGCAGAGCCGCTGAATGCGGCCTTCTCACGCGCGCCAGCAAGCCTCGGCAATGCCTCGCGCAGCCTCGGCGCAAGCCGGTTCCAGCGCCTTGTACGTGTCGACCTGCCTGTGGCGATGTCGGGGGCGTCAGCGGCCGCAATCATCCTGTTTGTCGAGACGCTGAAGGAGTTGCCAGCCACACTCATGCTGCGTCCATTCAACTGGGACACGCTGGCGGTCCAGGCATTTGCCTATGCATCTGATGAGCGTCTCGCAGCTGCGACACTTCCATCGCTTCTCATCACCGCAGCGGGACTTGGCCCTGTTGTTCTCCTGTCATTGCAGCTAACACGTGCCGGTCAATCAAGGGCGGCTGGATGA
- a CDS encoding PaaI family thioesterase, with amino-acid sequence MVTGEVCETGEFQGWSTWPDEPFEFETAGPFYFRVDEKGPVAAFRAERKHMNKGGVVHGGCLMAFADFSLFAIAHEQLEGEYGVTVAFTSEFLSGPAEGAYIEARGEVLRSGRNLTFVRGLITGDGKACLNFSGTIMRRPLKQD; translated from the coding sequence ATGGTAACCGGAGAAGTGTGCGAGACCGGAGAATTCCAAGGCTGGTCAACCTGGCCGGATGAGCCGTTCGAGTTTGAAACGGCAGGCCCGTTCTATTTCCGCGTCGACGAGAAAGGCCCGGTCGCGGCCTTTCGGGCAGAACGCAAGCATATGAACAAGGGCGGCGTCGTACATGGCGGCTGCCTGATGGCCTTCGCGGACTTCTCGCTCTTCGCCATCGCGCACGAACAGCTCGAAGGCGAATACGGCGTGACCGTCGCCTTTACGTCCGAATTCCTGTCGGGCCCGGCCGAAGGCGCTTACATCGAAGCGCGAGGCGAAGTTCTCCGGTCCGGTCGTAACCTGACTTTTGTGCGGGGCCTGATCACGGGCGACGGCAAGGCATGCCTGAACTTTTCAGGCACGATCATGCGCCGCCCGCTAAAGCAGGACTGA
- a CDS encoding enoyl-CoA hydratase/isomerase, which yields MSFEKITYEVQDDIAIIAFNDPKTMNAAGVDTVDEMSLALEKAGDAARCTIITANGRGFCSGANLSGNMGGAKSERKPDAGRELDRLYNPFIKAIRTHPHPVITAVNGAAAGVGCSIALAGDFIVAAESAYFLQAFRRIGLVPDGGSTYLLTRAIGRARAMEMTLFGEKIPAAQALEWGLVNRVVSDDTLLDEAKKYAKQLSDGPTTALALIRDLIWQAEDNDFDAQLQAERFAQRTAGRSPDFAEGVKAFLEKRPADFKKA from the coding sequence GCCGCCGGTGTCGACACTGTCGACGAGATGAGCCTGGCGCTGGAAAAAGCCGGTGATGCTGCGCGCTGCACGATCATCACCGCCAATGGTCGGGGCTTCTGCTCTGGCGCGAACCTTTCCGGCAATATGGGCGGCGCAAAGTCCGAGCGTAAGCCGGATGCGGGCCGTGAACTGGACCGGCTGTACAATCCCTTCATCAAGGCGATCCGCACCCATCCCCACCCAGTCATCACAGCTGTGAATGGCGCGGCGGCTGGCGTTGGCTGCTCCATAGCTCTGGCAGGCGACTTCATTGTCGCGGCAGAGAGCGCCTATTTCCTTCAGGCCTTCCGCCGCATCGGCCTCGTACCGGATGGTGGCTCGACCTATCTCCTCACCCGCGCGATTGGCCGTGCCCGCGCCATGGAAATGACCCTGTTCGGCGAGAAGATACCTGCCGCTCAAGCGCTCGAATGGGGGCTCGTCAACCGTGTCGTTTCGGATGACACCCTGCTCGACGAAGCCAAGAAATATGCCAAGCAGCTGTCAGATGGCCCGACCACGGCGCTGGCCCTGATCCGTGACCTGATCTGGCAGGCCGAAGACAATGACTTCGACGCCCAGCTTCAGGCCGAACGCTTTGCACAGCGCACGGCTGGCCGCTCACCGGACTTTGCAGAGGGCGTGAAAGCATTCCTCGAAAAGCGCCCGGCAGACTTCAAGAAAGCCTAA